A genome region from Deltaproteobacteria bacterium HGW-Deltaproteobacteria-2 includes the following:
- a CDS encoding deoxyhypusine synthase (transforms a conserved lysine residue of initiation factor 5A into deoxyhypusine): MKKKDLLSKKVEHIDIKKINAVDIINAMKKMSFSARDLANAADIYDRMLREKNCAVILTLAGSTSAAGCMQVYVDLVKNNMIDAIVATGASIVDMDFFEALGFKHYQGTPFIDDKLLRKLYIDRIYDTFISENDLQACDRAIKKIADALDPRPYSSREFIAEMGRYLVKNAKKQNSLVQTAYENDVPIFCPAFSDSSAGFGLVLHQNDRPDNHISIDSVKDFRELTDIKIKAGTSGLLMIGGGVPKNFAQDTVVCAEILGHEVPMHKFAVQITVADVRDGACSSSTLKEANSWGKVDSSCEQMVYAEATTVLPLLASYAYHKGGWKKRKKWQLSKIFNAKK; the protein is encoded by the coding sequence ATGAAAAAGAAAGATTTACTGAGTAAAAAAGTCGAACACATTGACATTAAAAAAATCAACGCGGTGGATATTATCAACGCGATGAAAAAAATGTCCTTTTCCGCCCGCGATCTGGCAAACGCCGCTGATATTTACGATCGGATGCTCAGAGAAAAAAATTGCGCTGTTATCCTGACGCTGGCCGGTTCCACATCCGCGGCAGGCTGTATGCAGGTTTATGTTGATCTGGTGAAAAACAACATGATTGACGCCATAGTGGCCACCGGTGCTTCCATTGTCGACATGGATTTCTTTGAAGCTCTGGGATTCAAACACTACCAGGGCACTCCTTTTATTGACGACAAATTATTGCGCAAACTTTATATAGACCGGATTTACGATACGTTCATCAGTGAAAATGATTTACAGGCTTGTGACCGAGCCATCAAGAAAATAGCGGACGCGCTTGACCCTCGTCCTTACTCCTCGCGGGAATTCATCGCCGAAATGGGCAGATATTTGGTTAAGAACGCTAAAAAGCAAAATTCTCTTGTTCAGACGGCTTATGAAAACGACGTTCCTATTTTCTGCCCCGCGTTTTCCGACAGTTCCGCCGGCTTCGGTCTGGTGCTGCACCAGAATGACCGTCCCGACAATCATATCTCCATTGATTCAGTCAAGGATTTCCGGGAACTGACCGATATTAAAATCAAAGCCGGGACTAGCGGTTTACTGATGATTGGAGGCGGTGTTCCGAAAAATTTTGCTCAGGATACGGTTGTTTGCGCGGAAATATTGGGACATGAAGTACCGATGCACAAATTCGCCGTTCAAATCACGGTGGCGGATGTGCGCGACGGAGCCTGCTCCAGCTCTACGCTCAAAGAAGCCAATTCCTGGGGCAAGGTGGATTCTTCCTGCGAACAGATGGTTTACGCTGAAGCAACAACAGTCCTGCCGCTTTTGGCCAGTTACGCCTATCATAAAGGAGGCTGGAAGAAGCGCAAAAAGTGGCAGTTGTCCAAAATCTTCAATGCGAAAAAATAA
- a CDS encoding type IV pili twitching motility protein PilT, translating into MAKIDAFFQLMHDQGASDLHLVSGQQPALRIRGDIERIKYDVLTNDMLRVLLYEITPEHKIKHFEETGDVDFAYEVPGLARYRVNYFRQKNGIGAVFREIPDKISTCTQLGLPEVISKLASLPRGLVLVTGPTGSGKSTTLAAIIDEANRLRKDHIITIEDPIEFVHKSQNCIVNQREVGLHTKSFTAALRGALREDPDIILVGEMRDLETISLAVEAASTGHLVFSTVHTTSAAKTVDRVIEVFPAAEQLQIRSTLADGLRAVVSQVLFKRADIKSRCVALEICIATPAVRNLIRESKTYQIPSMMQTGKKYGMQLLDDAIMDLLSRGWISADEAYIKANDKARFRPLLKYPPTDFTEA; encoded by the coding sequence ATGGCGAAAATTGATGCTTTTTTTCAGCTTATGCATGACCAGGGTGCATCGGATCTTCATCTTGTCTCCGGCCAGCAACCCGCCCTTAGAATCCGTGGCGATATTGAGCGAATTAAATATGATGTCCTCACTAATGATATGTTGAGAGTGCTTCTCTACGAAATCACACCGGAACATAAAATTAAACATTTTGAAGAAACCGGTGACGTTGACTTTGCTTATGAAGTTCCTGGCCTCGCGCGTTATCGTGTCAATTACTTCCGGCAAAAAAACGGCATAGGTGCAGTATTTCGTGAAATACCCGATAAAATTTCAACTTGCACACAGCTTGGACTTCCTGAAGTGATATCAAAATTAGCTTCTCTCCCGCGGGGCCTTGTGTTGGTCACCGGCCCGACAGGTTCCGGTAAGTCCACAACACTGGCGGCTATTATTGATGAAGCTAACCGCCTGCGTAAAGATCATATTATTACGATTGAAGATCCTATTGAATTTGTTCATAAAAGCCAAAATTGTATCGTGAATCAACGGGAAGTCGGACTCCATACTAAATCTTTCACCGCCGCACTACGCGGAGCATTACGTGAAGACCCGGACATTATTCTGGTGGGTGAAATGCGCGATCTCGAGACCATCTCGCTCGCTGTAGAAGCCGCATCCACCGGACATCTGGTTTTTTCCACGGTACATACAACCAGTGCCGCAAAAACAGTTGATCGAGTAATAGAGGTTTTCCCCGCAGCCGAACAGCTGCAAATTCGTTCCACGTTGGCCGATGGTTTACGCGCTGTTGTTTCACAGGTTCTATTTAAAAGAGCTGATATCAAAAGCCGCTGTGTTGCTCTGGAGATTTGTATTGCCACCCCTGCGGTACGTAACTTGATCCGCGAATCCAAAACCTATCAAATTCCTTCCATGATGCAAACGGGCAAAAAGTATGGAATGCAACTTTTAGACGATGCGATTATGGATCTTTTAAGCCGCGGTTGGATCAGTGCTGATGAGGCTTACATCAAAGCAAACGATAAAGCCCGATTCCGTCCGCTTTTGAAATATCCACCAACAGATTTTACTGAAGCATAA
- a CDS encoding twitching motility protein: MRKPEIDHILTKMLESNVDVSDINLTVGKPFQVEVSGQLAPVDLRPHFEKLTPFQTEIFALNLINQDHRLMEALIKEGSCDLSYELPGVARFRVNIFSQLGQYSIVLRKLESQIPSCAELELPEAYYKIANERNGIVLVTGATGTGKTTSLAAVINEINENRAVHIITLEDPVEYTHSQKKATINQRELGKDFDSFANGLRAALRQAPKVILVGEMRDRESVEIALNAAETGHLVLSTLHTVDAGQTINRILGMFTTDEENQVRVRLADSIRWIVCQRLLPKVGGGRIAIFEAMSTSLRVKDIILHGESDGKTYIDIIEQGRPFGMISFENCLVDLFEKGLITESTAISYATNRANVHRGIDAIKNARGEKTTSIGTLEVDNSYGKTKMDQWK; the protein is encoded by the coding sequence ATGAGAAAACCGGAGATAGACCATATACTGACAAAAATGCTGGAATCCAATGTGGATGTTTCCGATATCAATCTAACCGTGGGTAAACCTTTTCAAGTAGAGGTATCCGGCCAATTAGCCCCTGTTGATTTAAGACCGCATTTCGAAAAACTTACACCGTTTCAAACAGAAATTTTTGCTTTAAACCTGATTAACCAGGACCATCGGCTGATGGAAGCACTAATTAAAGAAGGCTCCTGCGATCTGTCTTATGAGTTGCCCGGAGTTGCCCGTTTTCGTGTAAATATATTTTCACAACTTGGTCAATATTCCATAGTTTTGAGAAAACTGGAATCACAAATTCCTTCATGCGCCGAACTGGAATTACCCGAAGCTTATTACAAAATTGCCAACGAAAGAAACGGTATTGTTTTGGTAACAGGCGCAACGGGTACCGGTAAAACTACATCTCTTGCCGCCGTCATTAATGAAATCAACGAAAATAGAGCCGTTCATATCATCACGCTGGAAGATCCGGTGGAATACACACACTCTCAAAAGAAAGCAACCATTAACCAGCGCGAATTAGGTAAGGATTTTGATTCTTTCGCTAACGGCTTGCGCGCAGCTCTGCGTCAGGCACCCAAAGTAATCCTCGTCGGTGAAATGCGCGATCGCGAATCAGTGGAAATAGCCTTGAATGCTGCAGAAACAGGCCATCTTGTTCTGAGCACTTTACACACCGTTGATGCCGGTCAAACAATCAATCGTATCCTGGGAATGTTTACGACAGACGAAGAGAACCAGGTACGTGTACGTCTGGCAGATTCTATCCGCTGGATCGTTTGCCAGCGTTTGTTACCCAAAGTCGGAGGCGGCCGTATTGCCATCTTTGAAGCAATGAGTACCAGTCTGCGAGTAAAAGACATTATCCTGCATGGCGAATCGGATGGGAAAACGTATATAGATATTATTGAACAAGGTAGACCTTTCGGCATGATCTCTTTTGAAAATTGTCTTGTAGATCTTTTTGAAAAAGGCTTGATTACTGAAAGTACGGCTATCTCATATGCCACAAACAGGGCTAATGTACATCGTGGAATAGACGCGATAAAAAATGCCCGCGGTGAAAAAACAACCAGTAT